A single Mesotoga sp. UBA6090 DNA region contains:
- a CDS encoding DNA polymerase III subunit delta: MIYEITGDSDVLKDFFIRERTSEYLCLTEDMPEKEARLKMALSTAGMFGTKPIRLSGFDKWKREEQSLVETLIPVINEHIDLYVEGKLSAKTQVQRVSFNLPRPWEEEKWHSHVMKIARLAKIKISREAAAALIERIGRKEYRILRELEKLSILTRDIDAKTVEEFVDIDLDIEVESLAYNFLNNDKDFLSSARRSMIPFTYFSSVLLKIVLDLGTIIEVRRGSAAVSWSEIKEISTCTGISNARAARLVGYSFSNAKDDREDLSLKFTSEELRLLVVILQELDDSIKKGQTTQELAFFNLVGESLKRKVTLL; this comes from the coding sequence ATGATTTATGAGATAACGGGAGATAGTGATGTACTCAAAGATTTTTTTATACGTGAGAGAACAAGCGAATATCTTTGCTTAACTGAAGATATGCCAGAAAAGGAAGCCAGACTCAAAATGGCTTTATCGACTGCTGGAATGTTTGGAACAAAACCAATTAGGCTTTCGGGATTCGATAAATGGAAGAGAGAAGAGCAATCGTTAGTCGAGACATTGATTCCTGTGATAAACGAGCATATCGATTTGTATGTTGAAGGAAAACTGAGTGCAAAAACCCAAGTTCAGAGGGTCAGCTTCAATCTTCCCAGGCCCTGGGAAGAGGAAAAGTGGCATTCTCATGTTATGAAGATTGCTAGATTGGCGAAGATCAAGATTTCAAGAGAGGCTGCCGCAGCGCTAATAGAAAGAATCGGAAGAAAGGAATACAGGATTCTAAGAGAACTGGAAAAGCTTTCGATTCTTACCAGAGACATAGACGCTAAGACCGTCGAAGAATTCGTTGACATCGACCTAGATATCGAAGTTGAATCACTAGCGTACAACTTCTTGAACAATGATAAGGACTTTCTAAGTTCGGCAAGAAGATCGATGATTCCATTCACGTATTTTTCGTCGGTCCTTCTCAAGATTGTTTTGGATTTGGGGACTATAATTGAAGTTAGAAGAGGTTCCGCCGCTGTTTCGTGGTCGGAGATAAAAGAGATCTCCACTTGCACCGGTATTAGCAATGCCAGGGCTGCCAGGCTTGTTGGGTACAGTTTTTCAAACGCGAAAGATGATAGGGAAGACTTAAGTTTGAAATTCACATCTGAAGAACTAAGACTACTTGTTGTCATCCTTCAAGAACTTGACGATTCAATCAAGAAAGGGCAGACGACCCAAGAACTTGCCTTCTTCAATTTGGTTGGAGAATCTTTGAAACGTAAGGTAACTCTTCTGTAA
- a CDS encoding penicillin-binding protein, protein MRAGYISLFTEPDLPVVLGVNKIPALRGSIYDSKGRLLASDSIIYEAWLDLGYLRLATSSDQIERVLRNIELSFGIPYERLDENLQSTKNFLLLGTTPTNDEMQRKITPITKRYISLEMQRERLSFSEYGLDRILGKLDKGGVPLNGIELSYNEQLSGKEDGLIRRTLTSTVREEPRNGSDVYLSIDIDIQKMIYEELFSTVEKNMADGGVALLVESKTGKIIAYAGTYDWDVGLMGIFEPGSTIKPLIYSLALQSGSITETMTFNCDGKIQPVPGLDIIIRDTEGERHGIQTFREAIINSCNVATVQVGGRILNTLGKEEMYRQLNNIGFGRLSGVDLPGETPGILPEAKDWSLISPYQFPIGQGLGVNIFQMVKALNVFPAGGQFLTPIFARAIRSDDGLENIPKKVDGTLFSSQLVSTMLPILESVVIEGTGTMAKVDGIRIAGKTGTAQKAGPGGYNEETYFSLFFGFFPVENPTYTLYIMIDTPKAGAYYGGFVAAPMFASVVRNLYGIGVEKEVYEGVYSWKMPDLSGYSLLDVKEVAEIYGIDKIVVHGSGEVIKQHPDAGQPLLDRMEVWLGALNNDL, encoded by the coding sequence GTGAGAGCGGGATATATATCGCTGTTCACAGAGCCTGATCTGCCGGTAGTTTTGGGTGTAAATAAAATCCCGGCACTTAGAGGATCGATATATGATTCAAAGGGCAGACTTCTAGCCAGCGATTCCATAATTTACGAGGCATGGCTCGATCTCGGGTATCTTAGATTAGCAACTTCTTCTGATCAAATAGAGAGAGTGCTGAGAAACATTGAACTATCGTTTGGAATACCTTACGAGAGACTAGATGAAAATCTTCAAAGTACAAAGAACTTTCTTCTTCTTGGAACGACACCGACTAATGATGAAATGCAGCGAAAAATCACACCTATTACCAAGCGATATATTTCCCTGGAAATGCAAAGGGAGAGACTAAGTTTTAGCGAATATGGACTTGATAGAATATTGGGAAAGCTTGATAAAGGCGGAGTTCCACTTAATGGGATTGAGCTGAGCTACAATGAGCAATTGTCTGGAAAAGAGGATGGCCTAATAAGAAGAACCCTTACAAGCACCGTGAGGGAAGAGCCAAGAAATGGCAGTGACGTATATCTTTCAATTGATATAGATATACAGAAGATGATCTATGAAGAACTGTTTTCAACCGTTGAAAAAAACATGGCAGATGGCGGTGTTGCGCTTCTTGTGGAAAGCAAGACCGGAAAGATTATTGCCTATGCCGGAACCTATGATTGGGATGTAGGTCTTATGGGCATCTTTGAGCCAGGATCGACGATTAAACCTCTAATCTACTCACTGGCCCTGCAAAGTGGATCAATAACTGAAACAATGACTTTCAATTGTGATGGGAAAATTCAGCCCGTGCCAGGGCTTGACATAATTATACGTGATACAGAAGGCGAACGTCACGGGATTCAGACGTTCAGAGAGGCTATCATAAATTCATGCAACGTAGCTACTGTTCAGGTTGGAGGTAGAATACTAAACACTCTGGGCAAAGAAGAAATGTACAGACAACTCAACAATATTGGTTTTGGAAGGTTGTCAGGTGTGGATCTCCCCGGAGAGACTCCCGGTATCCTGCCGGAGGCAAAAGACTGGTCTCTGATTTCCCCTTACCAGTTCCCGATTGGTCAGGGACTCGGAGTGAACATATTCCAAATGGTGAAGGCCTTAAATGTATTTCCAGCAGGTGGACAGTTCTTGACCCCTATATTTGCAAGAGCCATCAGGAGTGATGATGGTCTTGAGAATATCCCGAAGAAGGTCGACGGAACACTTTTCTCGTCACAGCTTGTCTCCACTATGCTCCCAATTCTGGAAAGTGTTGTTATTGAGGGAACTGGCACAATGGCCAAAGTCGACGGAATAAGAATCGCTGGAAAAACCGGTACGGCGCAAAAAGCTGGACCAGGAGGATATAATGAAGAGACTTACTTTTCACTGTTCTTTGGTTTCTTCCCTGTAGAGAATCCAACTTATACACTGTATATTATGATAGACACCCCCAAAGCTGGAGCCTACTATGGAGGGTTTGTGGCTGCTCCGATGTTCGCTTCGGTAGTCAGAAACCTCTATGGTATTGGCGTTGAGAAGGAAGTTTACGAGGGAGTCTATAGCTGGAAAATGCCTGATTTGAGCGGATACTCGTTGCTTGATGTGAAGGAAGTTGCCGAAATCTATGGAATAGACAAAATTGTTGTTCATGGGTCAGGCGAAGTCATCAAACAGCATCCAGATGCAGGCCAACCTCTACTGGACAGGATGGAGGTCTGGTTAGGAGCGCTGAACAATGATTTATGA